The following are encoded in a window of Flavobacterium psychrotrophum genomic DNA:
- a CDS encoding DUF58 domain-containing protein, producing the protein MDTKEILKKVRKIEIKTKRLSNHIFSGEYHSSFKGRGMTFSEVRQYQFGDDVRSIDWNVTARYNEPYIKVFEEERELTMMLLADVSGSEAFGTQNAFKRDIVTEIAATMAFSATQNNDKIGLILFSDQIELFIPPKKGKSHVLRIIRELIEFQPKSKKTDVGQALKFLSGVIKKRAIVFLISDFMAADYEHTLKIAAKKHDITGVRVFDAREEKMPDLGMVQMADAETGETLLVNTGSKKVRLEYEKYYQDKVKYFKDTFSRCGAGAVSTRTDESYVTKLLGYFKSRA; encoded by the coding sequence ATGGATACAAAAGAGATATTAAAAAAAGTCCGCAAGATCGAGATCAAGACCAAGCGGCTTAGTAACCACATATTTTCGGGAGAGTACCACTCGTCTTTCAAGGGGCGTGGTATGACGTTTAGCGAGGTACGACAGTACCAGTTTGGCGATGATGTGCGCAGTATCGACTGGAATGTTACCGCCCGCTACAACGAGCCGTACATTAAGGTTTTTGAAGAAGAGCGCGAACTTACCATGATGCTCCTGGCCGACGTGAGTGGGTCTGAAGCATTTGGTACGCAAAACGCCTTTAAGCGCGATATTGTTACAGAGATCGCTGCTACCATGGCTTTTTCGGCCACGCAGAATAACGACAAGATAGGACTTATCCTTTTTTCAGACCAGATAGAGCTTTTTATTCCGCCAAAAAAAGGTAAGAGCCACGTGTTGCGCATCATCCGCGAACTGATCGAGTTTCAGCCAAAAAGCAAAAAGACTGATGTGGGGCAGGCGCTTAAATTTTTATCGGGTGTTATTAAAAAACGTGCCATTGTGTTCCTGATATCCGATTTTATGGCAGCCGATTACGAGCATACGCTCAAGATAGCCGCAAAAAAGCACGATATTACAGGAGTGCGCGTGTTTGATGCCCGCGAAGAAAAAATGCCTGACCTGGGTATGGTACAAATGGCCGACGCCGAAACAGGCGAAACCCTGCTGGTAAATACCGGCTCTAAAAAGGTGCGCCTTGAGTATGAAAAATATTATCAGGATAAGGTTAAGTACTTTAAAGATACCTTTAGCCGCTGCGGGGCCGGCGCTGTAAGTACCCGCACAGACGAATCGTATGTAACCAAACTGCTGGGCTATTTTAAAAGCCGTGCATAA
- a CDS encoding zinc-dependent metalloprotease codes for MKKILFLLALLNLNSISAQDLCGTDARHRQLLATDAVYAKRVKDFDSKPHTIKKRSTSATPTYVIPVVVHVMHKGEDIGTGTNISDAVVRDQIKRMNLVYRNKNGGQGVDTKIEFALAVRNPHGGCTNGIDRIDMTSDALYMDSGVAYQSGIGISDAVLKNRYYWDTNQYYNIWVVSEFDNGTSTYAGYAYYASTHGRFNDGAVILASEIINPSSVTVEHELGHALNLYHTFEGDTNGTRCPDEANGCGNGAGDCCADTAPHIRFTNCFTITDNSCSPGNNDFSYTHNYMTYSSVNGCQDMFTMDQKERMISALTDVRGSLLAENGNMSLVPPMVSSPDFTVSPSVACQAGQTVQLRDLSSCIPNTFMDESQWPGITFNWTISNQNNTYTLSGQNKEFVLPEAGTYTVTLTVTTPEGSAVAHREQAIIVAASAPPAACTPIAVQSGRFGYTINKVTFNSIDNNTSGQINDNYQDFACTHSTVVTPGTTYPLILSVRSGNQYPEIFRVYIDYNNNGIFEETELIAAGSNPATTNNMYITDITIPQTAVQNTLLRMRVIGEAQELTASELNCSSAFLVGDIEDYGVYIDGNLGTEHVQKSNFNVYPNPVTNILSVKGNTVINNAKLYNMLGQLVIEKQLNSADAALDVSALNNGAYLLQITSGDKTQTSKIIKQ; via the coding sequence ATGAAAAAAATTTTATTCTTACTTGCTCTTCTTAACCTTAACAGCATCAGCGCACAGGATTTATGCGGAACCGATGCCAGGCACCGGCAACTGCTTGCTACCGATGCTGTATATGCAAAACGTGTAAAAGACTTTGACTCGAAACCCCATACCATTAAAAAGCGCAGCACATCTGCCACTCCCACATATGTAATACCTGTGGTAGTGCATGTAATGCACAAGGGAGAAGATATAGGCACAGGCACCAATATAAGCGATGCCGTTGTAAGAGACCAGATAAAGAGGATGAACCTCGTGTACCGTAACAAAAACGGAGGCCAGGGGGTAGATACCAAAATTGAATTTGCCCTTGCCGTGCGCAATCCGCATGGCGGTTGTACAAACGGAATTGACCGGATAGACATGACCTCGGATGCACTATATATGGATAGTGGGGTTGCATACCAAAGCGGAATAGGTATATCAGACGCTGTGCTAAAAAACAGATACTACTGGGATACAAACCAGTACTACAATATTTGGGTCGTATCAGAATTTGACAATGGGACCTCTACTTATGCCGGATATGCTTACTATGCCAGCACACACGGGCGCTTTAATGACGGGGCAGTTATACTGGCTTCAGAAATTATAAATCCATCAAGCGTTACAGTAGAACATGAGCTGGGCCACGCACTGAATTTATACCATACTTTTGAAGGAGATACTAATGGCACCCGCTGCCCGGATGAAGCAAACGGCTGCGGAAACGGAGCAGGAGACTGCTGTGCAGATACCGCGCCGCACATACGCTTTACTAACTGTTTTACAATAACGGATAATAGCTGCTCGCCAGGAAATAACGATTTTAGTTACACCCACAACTACATGACTTACAGCAGTGTAAATGGTTGCCAGGATATGTTTACCATGGACCAGAAAGAGCGCATGATAAGTGCCCTTACAGACGTGAGGGGTTCGCTGCTGGCAGAAAACGGCAATATGAGCCTTGTACCGCCAATGGTTTCATCGCCAGACTTTACTGTTAGTCCTTCTGTCGCGTGCCAGGCAGGCCAAACTGTACAGCTACGGGATTTAAGCAGCTGTATTCCAAATACTTTTATGGATGAAAGCCAATGGCCGGGCATTACCTTTAACTGGACCATTTCAAACCAAAATAACACATATACGCTATCAGGGCAAAACAAAGAATTTGTGCTTCCTGAGGCAGGCACATACACTGTTACCTTAACTGTAACTACACCCGAAGGTAGCGCGGTAGCGCATCGTGAACAGGCCATTATTGTAGCTGCATCGGCACCGCCGGCAGCGTGCACGCCTATTGCTGTACAGTCCGGCAGGTTTGGTTATACCATTAACAAGGTAACCTTTAACAGCATAGACAACAACACATCCGGGCAAATTAATGATAACTACCAGGACTTTGCCTGTACCCACAGTACAGTAGTTACTCCAGGAACTACGTATCCGCTTATACTGTCTGTGCGCAGCGGCAACCAGTATCCTGAAATCTTCCGCGTTTACATAGATTATAATAATAATGGCATATTTGAGGAGACAGAACTTATTGCCGCAGGCAGCAACCCGGCCACTACTAATAATATGTATATTACCGATATTACCATACCACAAACCGCAGTACAAAACACTCTTTTAAGAATGCGTGTAATTGGTGAGGCTCAGGAGTTAACAGCTTCTGAATTAAACTGCAGTTCGGCTTTTTTGGTAGGCGATATTGAAGATTATGGCGTATATATTGACGGAAACCTGGGTACTGAGCATGTTCAAAAAAGCAACTTTAACGTGTACCCTAACCCGGTTACAAATATTCTTTCTGTAAAAGGCAATACGGTTATAAACAACGCTAAGCTATATAATATGCTGGGGCAATTAGTTATTGAAAAACAACTGAACAGTGCAGATGCAGCCCTGGATGTTTCGGCACTAAACAACGGTG
- a CDS encoding AAA family ATPase, producing MEENTAALDIRAINEKIERESAFVDLLVMEMNKVIVGQKYMIERLLIGLLGQGHILLEGVPGLAKTLAINTLSQAVHGSFSRIQFTPDLLPADVVGTMIYNIKENEFTIKKGPIFANFVLADEINRAPAKVQSALLEAMQEKQVTIGETTFKLEKPFLVMATMNPVEQEGTYPLPEAQVDRFMLKAVIDYPKIEDERLVIRANLKGAFEKVNQVVSIDQILRAQNAVREVYMDEKIEKYILDIIFATRYPEKYKLANLKPLISFGSSPRGSINLATAAKCYAFIKRRGYVIPEDVRAVVHDVLRHRIGITYEAEAENITSIDIINKIVNEIEVP from the coding sequence ATGGAAGAAAATACTGCCGCTTTAGACATAAGGGCGATAAACGAAAAAATAGAGCGCGAAAGTGCTTTTGTAGACCTGCTGGTCATGGAAATGAACAAGGTTATCGTAGGCCAGAAATATATGATAGAGCGCCTGCTTATAGGCCTTTTAGGCCAGGGGCACATTTTACTGGAGGGTGTTCCGGGGCTTGCAAAAACCCTTGCCATTAATACCCTTAGCCAGGCAGTACACGGCAGCTTTAGCCGTATACAGTTTACACCGGACTTACTACCTGCAGACGTGGTGGGTACCATGATCTACAACATTAAAGAAAACGAATTTACAATAAAGAAAGGTCCCATCTTTGCCAACTTTGTACTGGCAGATGAGATAAACCGTGCCCCGGCAAAAGTGCAGTCTGCACTGCTTGAAGCCATGCAGGAAAAGCAGGTTACCATAGGAGAAACAACCTTTAAGCTGGAAAAACCGTTCCTGGTTATGGCAACCATGAACCCGGTAGAGCAGGAAGGTACCTACCCGTTACCGGAAGCGCAGGTAGACCGTTTTATGCTTAAGGCCGTTATTGACTACCCAAAAATTGAAGACGAGCGCCTGGTAATAAGGGCTAACCTTAAAGGTGCTTTCGAAAAAGTAAACCAGGTAGTTTCTATCGACCAGATACTGCGTGCACAGAATGCTGTTCGCGAGGTATACATGGACGAGAAAATAGAAAAATACATTCTTGATATCATATTTGCTACCCGTTACCCGGAGAAATACAAGCTGGCTAACCTTAAGCCGCTTATTAGCTTTGGCTCATCGCCAAGGGGTAGTATCAATCTTGCCACCGCTGCAAAATGTTATGCATTTATCAAGCGCAGGGGCTATGTAATACCGGAAGACGTTCGCGCTGTAGTGCACGATGTACTGCGCCACCGTATAGGCATTACTTATGAGGCAGAGGCAGAAAACATTACTTCGATCGATATCATTAACAAGATCGTGAATGAGATAGAAGTGCCGTAA
- a CDS encoding vWA domain-containing protein produces the protein MKEVTFLNPGFFWLFALLPLAIGWYIWKRKKQTASLTISSVNGFKATPSLLGKLKPVLFAFRLLALGFIIVALARPRSVDVDSKTRTTQGIDIVMAVDVSGSMLAKDLKPNRLEALKNVAEDFVDNRPNDRIGLVVYAAESYTKAPVTSDKELVKQAIKSIKYDAGVLQDGTGIGVGLATAINRLKESKAKSRIIILLTDGVNNSGFIDPRMAADMAKEYGIKVYTIGLGTNGKALFPYSINPDGSFNYQMMPVEIDENLMKEIAKKTDGTYFRATSNSKLKSIYDQINKLEKTEIEEQKFYNYDEKFRPWVWAALGLLLAEAVARKTLYRSFI, from the coding sequence ATGAAAGAAGTAACTTTTTTAAATCCCGGTTTCTTTTGGCTGTTCGCGCTGCTTCCGCTGGCTATTGGCTGGTATATCTGGAAGCGCAAAAAACAAACCGCATCGCTTACCATCAGTTCGGTAAACGGGTTTAAGGCAACACCATCATTACTGGGCAAATTAAAACCGGTATTGTTTGCCTTCAGGCTGCTGGCGCTGGGCTTTATTATTGTGGCACTTGCCCGCCCGCGCAGTGTAGATGTAGATAGTAAAACCCGCACCACGCAAGGTATAGACATAGTTATGGCAGTAGACGTTTCGGGCAGTATGCTTGCAAAAGATCTTAAGCCAAACCGCCTTGAAGCACTTAAGAACGTAGCAGAAGATTTTGTAGACAACCGCCCTAACGACCGTATAGGCCTTGTGGTATATGCCGCAGAGAGTTATACCAAAGCACCCGTTACCAGCGATAAAGAACTGGTAAAGCAGGCCATAAAGTCGATTAAGTATGATGCCGGAGTGCTACAGGATGGTACCGGTATAGGTGTAGGCCTTGCCACAGCAATTAACCGCCTTAAGGAGAGTAAAGCCAAGAGCCGTATTATTATATTGCTTACCGATGGTGTAAACAATTCTGGTTTTATAGACCCGCGTATGGCGGCAGATATGGCTAAGGAGTATGGCATTAAAGTGTACACCATTGGCCTGGGTACAAATGGTAAAGCGTTGTTTCCGTACTCTATAAACCCGGATGGCAGCTTTAACTACCAGATGATGCCGGTGGAGATTGACGAAAACCTGATGAAAGAGATTGCCAAGAAGACTGATGGTACGTATTTTAGGGCTACAAGTAACAGCAAACTGAAATCCATTTACGACCAGATCAATAAACTGGAAAAGACTGAGATAGAAGAACAGAAGTTTTATAATTACGACGAAAAATTCCGCCCGTGGGTATGGGCAGCCTTAGGGTTGTTGCTTGCTGAGGCCGTAGCGCGTAAAACACTTTACAGAAGCTTTATATAA
- a CDS encoding VWA domain-containing protein has translation MYELDEPKYLYILAVIPLLVLLFLFNLWWKRKKQREFGNPELVRKLSAQSSVFKPALKLAVVALGLAGVILALVNPKIGTRTETVKREGVDIVFAIDVSKSMLAEDVAPSRLDKAKQIVSQIINSLGTDRIGIIGYAGSAYPVLPITTDYSVAKMFLQNMNTDMVSSQGTAISDALELASTYFDDPQTSKLVILVSDGEDHGEGSEEAAAEAQKKGIKLITVGVGTEKGGPIPIKVNGRIQEYKKDQQGETVITKLYPDALKTIAQRTKGGYVYGGTTKEVSEYVKKALDNIEKKEFESKEVALYESQFQWFLGSAFLLLFLDVFMLDRKTSWITRLNLFNEKE, from the coding sequence ATGTACGAGTTAGACGAACCAAAATATTTATACATCCTGGCGGTAATACCACTGCTGGTGCTGCTGTTTCTCTTTAATTTATGGTGGAAACGTAAAAAACAGCGCGAATTTGGCAATCCTGAACTGGTGCGTAAACTTAGTGCGCAAAGCTCTGTGTTTAAGCCTGCCCTTAAACTGGCGGTTGTGGCACTTGGCCTTGCCGGTGTTATACTGGCATTGGTAAACCCAAAAATAGGTACCCGTACCGAAACCGTAAAACGTGAGGGTGTGGATATTGTGTTTGCCATAGACGTTAGTAAAAGTATGCTTGCCGAAGATGTAGCTCCAAGCAGGCTCGATAAAGCCAAGCAGATCGTGTCGCAAATCATTAATAGTTTAGGTACCGACAGGATAGGCATCATTGGTTATGCCGGCAGCGCATATCCTGTACTGCCGATAACTACAGATTATAGCGTAGCGAAGATGTTTCTTCAAAACATGAATACCGATATGGTTTCGAGCCAGGGTACTGCCATAAGCGATGCGCTGGAGCTGGCTTCTACCTATTTTGATGATCCGCAAACGAGCAAGCTCGTAATACTGGTTTCTGATGGTGAAGACCACGGCGAAGGCAGTGAAGAGGCGGCGGCAGAAGCGCAGAAAAAAGGTATTAAACTAATTACTGTAGGTGTGGGTACTGAGAAGGGTGGCCCTATCCCGATAAAAGTAAACGGACGCATACAGGAATATAAAAAAGACCAACAGGGCGAAACGGTTATTACAAAGCTGTATCCCGATGCGCTTAAAACCATTGCACAGCGCACTAAAGGTGGTTATGTATATGGCGGTACCACTAAAGAGGTTAGCGAATACGTAAAAAAAGCGCTGGATAATATCGAGAAAAAGGAATTTGAATCGAAAGAAGTGGCGTTGTATGAATCGCAGTTTCAGTGGTTTTTAGGTTCGGCATTTTTACTGCTGTTCCTTGATGTGTTTATGCTGGATCGCAAAACATCGTGGATAACACGACTTAACCTGTTTAACGAAAAAGAATAA